The following are encoded together in the Astyanax mexicanus isolate ESR-SI-001 chromosome 8, AstMex3_surface, whole genome shotgun sequence genome:
- the ptch2 gene encoding protein patched homolog 1, translating into MAAEPRDPPPDYERAPPSNDPRQPRADTRRHAALALNHFNKGKAAGQRAPVWIRARFQALLFTLGCHIQRHCGKVLFIGLLVFGALSVGLRVAAIETDIEQLWVEAGSRVSRELRYTKEKQGEETVFTSQMLIQTPKQEGTNILTQEALLLHLEAALSASKVQVSLYGKSWDLNKICFKSGVPIIENVMIERMIDKLFPCMIVTPLDCFWEGSKLQGGSAYLPGMPDIQWMNLDPLKLMEQLSQFTSLEGFREMLDKAQVGHAYMNRPCLDPNDPDCPHSAPNKDLRQSPEIAEELQGGCSGFSKKFMHWQEELILGERAKNSQGSLQSAEALQTMFLLMSPKQLYEHFKDDYEIHDINWNEDKATAILESWQRKFVEVVHSSIPQNSSSNVYAFSTTTLNDIMKSFSDVSVIRVAGGYLLMLAYACVTMLRWDCAKSQGAVGLAGVLLVALSVAAGLGLCSLLGLSFNAATTQVLPFLALGIGVDDMFLLAHSFTQAGSNIPFKERTGDCLRRTGTSVALTSINNMIAFFMAALVPIPALRAFSLQAAVVVVFNFAMVLLIFPAILSLDLHRREDKRLDILCCFYSPCSSRVIQIQPQEFSDSNDNHPPPRSHAPATPTFPVSTTITTSTHITTTVQAFTQCDAAGQHIVTILPPTSQISTSPGPPPPSSTSSTDPYGSRLFTPSSSTRDLLSQAEESRSVRECAPLPFLHWDLARFARNRYAPLLLKPETKTAVVVAFVALLGLSLYGTTMVRDGLYLTDIVPRDTKEYDFISAQFKYFSFYNMYLVTMDGFDYARSQRELLQLHNAFNSVKYVVRDSDQKLPRMWLHYFQDWLRGLQVSFDADWESGRITPDSFRNGTEDGALAYKLLIQTGSKKELFNYSQLTSRRLVDDDGMIPPEVFYIYLTVWVSNDPLGYAASQANFYPHPHEWIHDKYDTTGENLRIPAAEPLEFAQFPFYLNGLRQASDFIEAIESVRSVCEEFMRKGIQNYPNGYPFLFWEQYIGLRHWFLLSISVVLACTFLVCAVLLLNPWTAGIIVFILAMMTVELFGIMGLIGIKLSAIPVVILIASVGIGVEFTVHVALGFLTAIGDRNTRSVAALEHMFAPVMDGAISTFLGVLMLAGSEFDFIMRYFFAVLAILTLLGILNGLVLLPVLLSIMGPPAEGSNGSDGNCLSSSSPELTPPTMNHHGYYAGHVPRGRRQAFTEVSDSEYYSETTTSSGIGEEDHKHYDRSAYITPPPQPPTSHILLEASKNPTFPKLTVVKPFSERSAAGCQMDQAGESMQNAVNSISSQITRWDGKQEYQGSRTQYLPSDRTHCPGRTTHCGPSRGPQQNRTTAPGHAANTVTMVTATASVTVAVHPSLPGSYQGYMHEGFEDSESDSFKDIKRTSRTYAAQSSHRDSLEIHDLESLEKNQHQANQGLGGSRIQAAKDC; encoded by the exons ATGGCCGCGGAGCCGCGAGACCCTCCCCCGGACTACGAGCGCGCGCCTCCGTCTAACGACCCACGGCAGCCCCGCGCGGACACCCGCCGCCACGCCGCGCTCGCACTCAACCACTTCAACAAG GGGAAAGCTGCGGGGCAGAGAGCGCCGGTGTGGATCCGGGCCAGGTTCCAGGCTCTGCTCTTTACTCTGGGTTGCCATATCCAGCGACACTGCGGAAAAGTACTGTTCATTGGGCTGCTGGTGTTCGGCGCTCTATCGGTCGGACTGCGAGTCGCCGCCATCGAGACGGATATCGAGCAGCTGTGGGTGGAAG ccgGCAGTCGAGTGAGTCGGGAGCTGAGATATACGAAGGAGAAGCAGGGCGAGGAGACGGTGTTCACCTCTCAGATGCTCATTCAGACGCCCAAACAGGAAGGAACCAATATTCTTACCCAGGAGGCTTTGCTGCTCCACCTGGAGGCGGCGCTGTCGGCCAGTAAAGTCCAGGTGTCTCTTTATGGAAA ATCCTGGGACCTCAACAAAATCTGCTTCAAGTCTGGAGTCCCTATTATCGAGAACGTCATGATCGAAAGG ATGATCGATAAGCTTTTCCCCTGTATGATCGTCACTCCGCTGGACTGTTTCTGGGAGGGATCTAAACTGCAGGGAGGATCTGCGTATTTACC GGGGATGCCTGATATTCAGTGGATGAATCTGGACCCTCTGAAGCTGATGGAGCAGCTGAGCCAGTTCACCTCTCTGGAGGGCTTCAGGGAGATGCTGGATAAAGCTCAGGTGGGCCACGCCTACATGAACCGACCCTGTCTGGACCCGAACGACCCAGACTGCCCCCACAGCGCCCCCAACAAAGACCTGCGGCAG AGTCCTGAAATCGCTGAGGAGCTGCAGGGCGGCTGCAGCGGCTTCTCTAAGAAGTTCATGCACTGGCAGGAAGAGCTGATCCTGGGAGAACGAGCAAAAAACTCACAGGGATCTTTACAAAG CGCTGAGGCCCTGCAGACCATGTTTCTCCTCATGAGCCCGAAGCAGCTGTACGAACACTTTAAAGACGACTACGAGATCCACGACATCAACTGGAACGAGGACAAGGCCACCGCCATCCTGGAGTCCTGGCAGAGGAAGTTCGTGGAG GTGGTCCACAGCAGCATTCCTCAGAACTCCTCCTCCAACGTCTACGccttctccaccaccaccctcaACGACATCATGAAGTCTTTCTCTGACGTCAGCGTCATCAGGGTGGCCGGCGGTTACCTGCTCATG ctgGCGTACGCCTGTGTTACGATGCTGCGCTGGGACTGTGCTAAGAGTCAGGGTGCGGTTGGTCTGGCCGGGGTCCTGCTGGTGGCGCTCTCCGTTGCTGCCGGTTTGGGACTGTGTTCTCTTCTCGGGCTTTCTTTCAATGCTGCCaccacacag GTGCTGCCGTTCCTGGCGTTGGGGATCGGGGTGGACGACATGTTTCTTCTGGCTCATTCCTTCACCCAGGCCGGATCCAACATCCCCTTCAAG gagaggaCTGGTGACTGTTTGAGGAGAACCGGCACCAGCGTGGCTCTCACCTCCATTAACAACATGATTGCTTTTTTCATGGCGGCACTGGTGCCCATTCCCGCCCTGAGGGCGTTCTCTCTGCAG gctgcTGTCGTGGTGGTGTTTAATTTTGCAATGGTTCTGCTCATCTTCCCTGCCATCCTCAGTCTGGACTTGCACAGGCGTGAGGACAAAAGGCTGGACATTCTGTGCTGCTTTTACAG CCCCTGCTCCTCTCGAGTGATCCAGATCCAGCCTCAGGAGTTCTCCGACTCTAATGACAACCACCCACCGCCTCGCTCCCACGCCCCGGCCACGCCCACCTTCCCCGtctccaccaccatcaccaccagcacGCACATCACCACCACGGTGCAGGCCTTCACGCAGTGCGACGCTGCCGGCCAGCACATCGTCACCATCCTGCCCCCGACCTCACAGATCTCCACCAGCCCTGGACCCCCGCCCCCCTCATCCACCTCCTCCACCGACCCGTATGGCTCGCGCCTCTTCACCCCCTCCAGCTCCACCCGGGACCTGTTGTCACAGGCCGAGGAGTCCCGCTCGGTCCGAGAGTGCGCCCCCCTGCCCTTCCTTCACTGGGACCTGGCTCGCTTCGCCCGGAACAGGTACGCCCCCCTGCTGCTGAAGCCTGAGACTAAGACGGCAGTAGTGGTGGCGTTCGTGGCTCTGCTTGGCCTCAGCCTCTACGGCACCACCATGGTCCGCGACGGGCTCTACCTAACGGACATAGTGCCCCGAGACACAAAGGAGTACGATTTTATCTCAGCGCAGTTTAAATACTTCTCCTTCTACAACATGTACTTGGTCACTATGGACGGCTTCGACTATGCGCGCTCCCAGCGGGAACTGCTGCAGCTCCACAATGCCTTCAACTCCGTCAAGTACGTGGTGAGGGACAGCGATCAGAAGCTGCCGCGCATGTGGCTCCACTACTTCCAGGACTGGCTGCGAG GACTTCAGGTATCTTTTGATGCTGACTGGGAATCAGGCAGGATCACCCCTGACAGCTTCCGCAACGGCACCGAGGACGGAGCTCTAGCCTACAAACTGCTCATTCAGACCGGCTCCAAGAAAGAGCTCTTCAACTACAGCCAG CTGACGTCCCGGCGCCTGGTGGACGATGATGGCATGATCCCTCCCGAGGTCTTCTACATCTATCTGACCGTGTGGGTCAGTAACGACCCGCTGGGTTACGCCGCCTCTCAGGCTAACTTCTACCCCCACCCTCACGAGTGGATTCACGACAAGTACGACACCACAGGCGAGAATCTGCGAA TTCCTGCCGCTGAGCCTTTGGAATTTGCCCAGTTCCCCTTCTACCTAAACGGTCTCCGCCAAGCGTCTGACTTCATCGAGGCCATTGAGAGCGTTCGCTCCGTTTGCGAGGAGTTCATGCGCAAGGGCATCCAGAACTACCCTAACGGCTACCCGTTTCTCTTCTGGGAACAGTACATCGGCCTGCGCCACTGGTTCCTGCTGTCCATCAGCGTGGTGCTCGCCTGCACCTTCTTGGTGTGCGCCGTCCTGCTGCTCAATCCGTGGACTGCAGGCATCATA GTTTTTATCTTGGCGATGATGACAGTAGAGTTGTTTGGCATCATGGGACTTATTGGTATCAAGCTGAGTGCCATCCCTGTGGTTATCCTTATTGCCTCTGTTGGAATTGGAGTGGAGTTCACAGTACACGTTGCACTG GGTTTCTTGACCGCCATTGGGGACAGGAACACGCGTTCCGTTGCGGCTCTGGAGCACATGTTTGCTCCGGTGATGGACGGCGCTATTTCCACTTTTCTTGGGGTGCTCATGCTTGCCGGGTCCGAGTTTGACTTCATTATGAG gtactTTTTTGCAGTTCTGGCCATCCTGACCTTGTTGGGAATCCTGAACGGCTTGGTGCTGCTGCCGGTTCTCCTGTCTATCATGGGTCCTCCAGCAGAGGGCAGCAATGGCAGCGACGGCAACTGCCTGTCCAGCTCCTCACCCGAGCTCACGCCTCCAACAATGAACCACCACGGATACTACGCAGGACACGTCCCCAGAGGACGACGCCAGGCCTTTACTGAGGTCTCGGATTCTGAGTACTACTCTGAGACAACCACCTCATCTGGGATTGGGGAAGAAGACCACAAGCACTACGACAGGAGCGCATACATAActccacccccccaaccccccacctCCCACATCCTGCTGGAGGCCAGCAAGAACCCTACATTTCCTAAACTTACA GTAGTGAAACCGTTCAGCGAAAGGTCGGCCGCAGGTTGTCAGATGGATCAAGCCGGCGAGTCGATGCAGAACGCAGTGAACTCCATTAGTTCACAGATCACGCGGTGGGACGGCAAGCAAGAGTACCAAGGGTCAAGGACTCAGTATTTACCCAGCGATAGGACCCACTGTCCTGGGAGGACTACTCACTGTGGCCCCAGTAGAGGGCCACAGCAGAACAGGACTACAGCGCCGGGCCATGCCGCCAACACGGTCACTATGGTCACGGCCACCGCCTCGGTGACGGTGGCGGTTCACCCCAGTCTGCCGGGGTCCTATCAGGGTTACATGCACGAGGGCTTTGAGGACAGCGAGTCGGACTCTTTCAAGGACATTAAGAGGACTTCCCGAACTTACGCTGCTCAGTCGTCCCACAGAGACTCTTTGGAAATTCATGATTTGGAATCGCTAGAAAAGAACCAGCATCAAGCTAACCAGGGTCTAG GTGGTTCACGGATTCAAGCCGCCAAAGATTGCTAG